In Gammaproteobacteria bacterium, the genomic window GCCAGCCTACGTTTCAGCTCACTTGTGTACAACAAGTACACGGCGATCGCTGTGCCTTGGTGGGCGGAAAAATGGCCGCCGTCGCTGCGATCCATATTAGGTTAACAGGCCTTTAAATAATGAGAGCAAACAGGCGACATAGGCATGAAGAACCAGTAAATCATGATCGATGGTTGATCTCCTATGCCGACTTTATTACCTTATTATTTGCTTTTTTTGTGGTGTTGTATTCAGTGTCATCCGTTAATGAAGGCAAGTACCGGGTTTTGTCTGATGCATTAGAGGCGGCGTTTCGCGCGCCAGCGAGTAGTCTTAACCCGGTCAATGTTGGGCGTAGTGGTCAACCGTCAGCCTTTGATCCCACTAATACAGCGATGATTGAATTGCCGCGTATGCCTTTGACCCACCTTATCCATGAAAAAGAACAACAAATCGATATCGATAAGATCGCTGAGAATATTGAAAATGCCTTGGAAAATCTGATTGAGCAAGAATTAGTCAGTGTCAAAAAAGATGGGCTGTCGCTGGAAATTGAATTGAAATCACGCATTCTATTTACCAGTGGTAGTGCCGTGTTGGCACGCAGTGCAGAGCCAGTATTGGTGAAGCTGGCAGATATTATCCGTGGTTTTGATTACCCGGTAAGGGTTGCAGGTCAC contains:
- the motD gene encoding flagellar motor protein MotD, giving the protein MRANRRHRHEEPVNHDRWLISYADFITLLFAFFVVLYSVSSVNEGKYRVLSDALEAAFRAPASSLNPVNVGRSGQPSAFDPTNTAMIELPRMPLTHLIHEKEQQIDIDKIAENIENALENLIEQELVSVKKDGLSLEIELKSRILFTSGSAVLARSAEPVLVKLADIIRGFDYPVRVAGHTDNIPISTRQFPTNWELSTARASSVVRLIASVGIDPLQLTASGYGQFRPITNNETEQGRADNRRVVIVIDAGATVEPDITTINSFGLSGIF